One Microbacterium sp. W4I20 DNA window includes the following coding sequences:
- a CDS encoding alpha/beta fold hydrolase, whose product MPNSYLAPKGTPVTLLEYEYGGATLIAESFGEGEHTFLLLHGIGMGRSVYLDVVQRLRGRVIALDLPGFGEAPEPTRNLTMERHADLVAAYLRHVEADPVVVIGHSMGSQIAAELAARHPSLVAGVILAGPTVDKAARNVAAQARYLLTDLVGERPLVIWRGAREYLRGGPHLIRKIKATIVHEPEDAFRRMDCPVLVLRGEDDPLAPMSWCQAILDAIPGAELKVIPDHGHGTLISDSAPAARYIQDFAESL is encoded by the coding sequence GTGCCGAACAGCTACCTCGCCCCGAAGGGCACCCCCGTCACCCTGCTCGAATACGAGTACGGCGGGGCGACCCTGATCGCCGAGTCCTTCGGCGAGGGCGAGCACACCTTCCTGCTGCTGCACGGCATCGGCATGGGGCGCAGCGTCTATCTCGACGTGGTGCAGCGTCTGCGCGGACGGGTCATCGCGCTCGATCTGCCCGGGTTCGGCGAGGCGCCGGAACCGACGCGCAACCTCACGATGGAACGGCACGCCGACCTCGTCGCGGCCTACCTGCGGCACGTCGAGGCCGACCCGGTCGTGGTGATCGGCCACTCGATGGGGAGCCAGATCGCGGCGGAGCTCGCGGCGCGGCATCCGTCACTCGTGGCGGGCGTGATCCTCGCCGGGCCGACCGTCGACAAGGCCGCGCGCAACGTCGCAGCGCAGGCCCGATACCTCCTGACCGATCTGGTCGGCGAGCGGCCGCTGGTGATCTGGCGCGGCGCGAGGGAGTACCTCCGCGGCGGCCCGCATCTGATCCGCAAGATCAAGGCGACGATCGTGCACGAGCCGGAAGACGCGTTCCGCCGCATGGACTGCCCCGTGCTGGTGCTGCGCGGCGAGGACGACCCGCTGGCGCCGATGAGCTGGTGCCAGGCGATCCTCGACGCGATTCCCGGCGCCGAGCTGAAGGTGATCCCCGACCACGGTCACGGCACCCTGATCAGCGACTCCGCCCCGGCCGCCCGCTACATCCAGGACTTCGCCGAGAGCCTCTGA
- a CDS encoding MFS transporter translates to MPSSTPIATSRALRHPWLAMIPLQLGILIGALAISSVSTALPAIRGDLALTDSGSLWLVDIYALSLAATLILAARIGDAFGRKRIVLIGLAGFAILNVVGGLADDGLVLIVIRALLGVAEAFVVAGVVATIGAHYQARERVLAYGLWTATFGAGSALGPVLGGIVTEGPGWRWLLLGSVPLAIIAGVLAIWLVPDSRSSRPASWDIRSILSSIVALGALVFALHEVLAAPVPAAVAGVIAVVTLIYFIRRQRVLRDPLIDMRLFGVPGFSPAIIRIIASSGVASASVVLVSLHLQDVRGQSAAEAGIAILPQAVAIALGGVLAPVFLRMLSANVLTVLALTVQGVGLAWLAFDPDLVALPLLLVGLGFGIGATLAATALFDVTTEDDAGQVGAIQEVGFSLGGGLGIAVLGTVSSILAASGFTVALLIAAVAVAAAAILPLVNAKRVAS, encoded by the coding sequence GTGCCGTCCAGTACCCCCATAGCCACCTCCCGCGCCCTTCGCCACCCCTGGCTCGCGATGATCCCGCTGCAACTCGGGATCCTCATCGGCGCCCTCGCGATCAGCAGCGTCTCCACCGCTCTGCCGGCGATCCGCGGCGACCTCGCTCTCACCGACAGCGGCTCGCTCTGGCTCGTCGACATCTACGCGCTGTCGCTCGCGGCCACCCTCATCCTCGCGGCGCGCATCGGCGACGCATTCGGTCGCAAGCGCATCGTGCTGATCGGCCTCGCCGGATTCGCGATCCTGAACGTGGTGGGAGGCCTCGCCGACGACGGGCTGGTGCTGATCGTGATCCGGGCTCTGCTCGGCGTCGCGGAAGCGTTCGTCGTCGCGGGCGTCGTCGCCACGATCGGCGCCCACTACCAGGCCCGCGAGCGGGTGCTCGCGTACGGGCTCTGGACGGCGACGTTCGGAGCGGGAAGTGCTCTCGGTCCGGTGCTCGGCGGCATCGTGACCGAAGGGCCGGGATGGCGCTGGCTGCTCCTCGGCAGCGTTCCGCTGGCGATCATCGCGGGCGTGCTCGCGATCTGGCTGGTCCCCGACTCCCGCAGCTCGCGCCCGGCGTCGTGGGACATCCGGAGCATCCTGTCGTCGATCGTCGCCCTCGGGGCGCTGGTCTTCGCCCTGCATGAGGTGCTCGCCGCTCCCGTGCCCGCGGCCGTGGCCGGCGTGATCGCCGTCGTGACCCTCATCTACTTCATCCGCCGGCAGCGGGTGCTGCGGGATCCGCTCATCGACATGCGACTCTTCGGTGTGCCCGGCTTCAGCCCGGCCATCATCCGCATCATCGCGAGCAGTGGCGTGGCATCGGCATCCGTCGTGCTCGTCAGTCTCCACCTGCAGGATGTGCGCGGTCAGAGCGCGGCCGAGGCGGGGATCGCGATCCTTCCGCAGGCCGTGGCGATCGCGCTCGGGGGCGTGCTCGCTCCCGTGTTCCTGCGGATGCTGAGCGCGAACGTGCTGACGGTGCTCGCGCTGACCGTGCAGGGGGTGGGGCTTGCCTGGCTCGCGTTCGACCCCGACTTGGTGGCGCTCCCGCTCCTGCTGGTCGGCTTGGGCTTCGGGATCGGCGCGACGCTCGCCGCGACGGCGCTGTTCGACGTCACGACGGAAGACGATGCCGGCCAGGTGGGCGCCATCCAGGAGGTGGGCTTCTCGCTCGGTGGCGGACTCGGGATCGCCGTGCTCGGAACGGTCTCCTCGATCCTCGCGGCGAGCGGATTCACGGTCGCGCTGCTCATCGCCGCGGTCGCTGTCGCGGCCGCGGCGATTCTGCCGCTGGTCAACGCGAAGCGGGTGGCATCGTGA
- a CDS encoding Na+/H+ antiporter subunit E has product MRDTRRHLWRDIRVQLPFLAWLVVLWMLLWAQFTVLSFLSGLVVAVFVTRVFRLPTVALSGRINLWYAVVFTISFLFAVLRGALAVTIQVFDFRQQPGAAIIAVPLRYADDLVMTHVAVTSSLIPGSLIVEADRDRRILYLHVIGVRTAEDVEHQREHVLLWEERIVRALGDPEQYRALKADQRAGRLTRPSRGGAR; this is encoded by the coding sequence ATGAGAGACACCCGTCGTCACCTCTGGCGCGACATCCGCGTGCAGCTGCCCTTCCTCGCCTGGCTCGTCGTGCTCTGGATGCTGCTGTGGGCGCAGTTCACGGTGCTGTCGTTCTTGAGCGGCCTCGTCGTCGCGGTCTTCGTCACGCGCGTGTTCCGCCTGCCGACGGTCGCGCTGTCGGGGCGCATCAACCTCTGGTACGCGGTCGTGTTCACGATCTCGTTCCTGTTCGCGGTGCTGCGCGGCGCGCTGGCCGTGACCATCCAGGTCTTCGACTTCCGGCAGCAGCCGGGCGCCGCCATCATCGCCGTGCCGCTGCGCTACGCCGACGACCTGGTGATGACGCACGTCGCCGTCACCTCGTCGCTCATCCCCGGTTCGCTCATCGTCGAAGCCGACCGCGACCGCCGCATCCTCTACCTCCATGTGATCGGCGTGCGCACCGCAGAGGACGTCGAACATCAGCGCGAGCACGTGCTGCTGTGGGAGGAGCGCATCGTCCGCGCCCTCGGCGACCCGGAGCAGTACCGTGCCCTCAAGGCCGATCAGCGGGCGGGTCGGCTCACACGGCCATCGAGAGGCGGTGCCCGATGA
- a CDS encoding monovalent cation/H+ antiporter complex subunit F, translating to MNILLMVIMVVFGIAAILAVIRIVRGPSILDRAVASDVLLTEVMCVLGAEMAINGHTRSIPVLLIIAAIGVFGSISVARFVARRDNTTQ from the coding sequence ATGAACATTCTGCTGATGGTGATCATGGTGGTGTTCGGCATCGCCGCGATCCTCGCCGTGATCCGCATCGTGCGGGGCCCGTCTATCCTCGACCGCGCCGTGGCTTCCGACGTGCTGCTCACCGAGGTGATGTGCGTGCTCGGCGCCGAGATGGCGATCAACGGGCACACCCGCAGCATCCCGGTGCTGCTGATCATCGCCGCGATCGGGGTGTTCGGATCGATCTCCGTCGCCCGGTTCGTCGCGAGAAGGGACAACACGACGCAATGA
- the argG gene encoding argininosuccinate synthase, whose translation MSKVLQSLPVGERVGIAFSGGLDTSVAVAWMREKGAVPFTYTGDLGQYDEDDIESIPGRALEYGAEASRLVDCKTALVEEGLVALSCGAFHIRSGGKTYFNTTPLGRAVTGTLLVRAMKEDGVDIWGDGSTYKGNDIERFYRYGLLANPRLRIYKPWLDADFVTELGGRKEMSDWLVARDFPYRDSAEKAYSTDANIWGATHEAKTLEHLDVSLETVDPIMGVKFWDPSVAIETEDVTVTFEAGRPVALNGVEYSDPVALVMEANTIGGRHGLGMSDQIENRIIEAKSRGIYEAPAMALLFIAYERLVNGILNEDTLATYHEQGRRLGRLMYEGRWLEPQSLMLRESIQRWVGLTISGTVTIRLRRGDDWTILDTVSPNLSYGPEKLSMERVGDAAFGPVDRIGQLTMRNLDIADSRSRLEQYAGLGLIGGATGELVGRVTAGESAEITGSVEEVDENLADAVDTASEGAAFDSGTD comes from the coding sequence ATGTCCAAGGTCCTCCAGTCCCTGCCCGTCGGCGAGCGCGTCGGCATCGCCTTCTCCGGAGGACTCGACACCTCCGTCGCCGTCGCATGGATGCGCGAGAAGGGCGCGGTGCCCTTCACGTACACCGGTGACCTCGGACAGTACGACGAAGACGACATCGAGTCGATCCCGGGCCGCGCGCTCGAATACGGCGCGGAGGCCTCGCGCCTGGTCGACTGCAAGACCGCCCTGGTCGAAGAGGGCCTCGTCGCCCTCTCCTGCGGCGCGTTCCACATCCGCTCCGGCGGCAAGACCTACTTCAACACGACGCCCCTCGGCCGCGCTGTCACCGGAACACTCCTGGTACGCGCGATGAAGGAGGACGGCGTCGACATCTGGGGCGACGGCTCCACCTACAAGGGCAACGACATCGAGCGGTTCTACCGCTACGGCCTGCTCGCCAACCCCCGCCTGCGCATCTACAAGCCCTGGCTCGACGCCGACTTCGTCACCGAGCTCGGCGGCCGCAAGGAGATGAGCGACTGGCTCGTCGCGCGCGACTTCCCGTACCGCGACTCCGCCGAGAAGGCGTACTCGACCGACGCGAACATCTGGGGCGCGACGCACGAGGCGAAGACGCTCGAGCACCTCGACGTGTCGCTCGAGACCGTCGACCCGATCATGGGCGTCAAGTTCTGGGACCCGTCGGTCGCGATCGAGACCGAAGACGTCACCGTCACGTTCGAGGCCGGCCGCCCGGTCGCCCTCAACGGGGTCGAGTATTCCGACCCGGTGGCGCTCGTCATGGAGGCCAACACGATCGGCGGACGCCACGGCCTCGGCATGAGCGACCAGATCGAGAACCGCATCATCGAAGCCAAGTCGCGCGGCATCTACGAGGCCCCGGCCATGGCGCTGCTGTTCATCGCGTACGAGCGCCTCGTCAACGGCATCCTGAACGAAGACACCCTCGCGACCTATCACGAGCAGGGCCGCCGCCTCGGGCGCCTGATGTACGAGGGCCGCTGGCTCGAGCCGCAGTCGCTCATGCTGCGCGAGTCGATCCAGCGCTGGGTCGGCCTCACGATCTCGGGCACCGTCACGATCCGCCTGCGCCGCGGCGACGACTGGACGATCCTCGACACCGTCTCGCCGAACCTGTCGTACGGCCCGGAGAAGCTCTCGATGGAGCGCGTCGGCGATGCGGCCTTCGGCCCGGTCGACCGGATCGGTCAGCTCACGATGCGCAACCTCGACATCGCCGACTCGCGCTCGCGCCTCGAGCAGTACGCGGGACTCGGCCTCATCGGCGGAGCGACCGGCGAGCTCGTCGGCCGCGTGACCGCGGGCGAGTCCGCCGAGATCACCGGTTCGGTCGAGGAAGTCGACGAGAACCTGGCGGATGCCGTCGACACGGCTTCCGAGGGCGCCGCGTTCGACTCCGGCACGGACTGA
- a CDS encoding TetR/AcrR family transcriptional regulator, translated as MTTRAPRRDAVENRAGILDAARTTLSTDPHASVDVIARSAGLSRRTLYGHFVDRDALIRELISSGAQRFNAIAASVDDPDARLALARLAARLWQEAAHVQVAAALALDEAHVEHTATALAPLRRTVAALARRGQEDGSFRTDLAAPTLARLIEEMARTVVSRTDAATTGAANVAVRTVLSIAGLSWREADELLAAHPDIVAPLTEEEAHA; from the coding sequence ATGACCACACGTGCACCCCGCCGCGACGCCGTGGAGAATCGCGCCGGCATCCTTGACGCCGCCCGGACGACCCTTTCGACCGACCCGCACGCCTCCGTCGACGTCATCGCCCGCAGCGCTGGCCTCTCGCGCCGCACGCTCTACGGACACTTCGTGGACCGCGACGCCCTGATCCGCGAACTCATCTCGAGCGGAGCCCAGCGCTTCAACGCCATCGCCGCCTCCGTCGACGACCCCGACGCTCGACTCGCCCTCGCCCGCCTCGCTGCACGCCTGTGGCAGGAGGCAGCGCACGTGCAGGTCGCCGCGGCTCTCGCCCTCGACGAGGCGCACGTCGAGCACACGGCCACGGCCCTCGCTCCGTTGCGGCGCACGGTCGCCGCACTCGCCCGACGCGGTCAGGAAGACGGCAGCTTCCGCACGGACCTCGCCGCCCCCACCCTCGCCCGCCTGATCGAGGAGATGGCACGCACCGTCGTCTCGCGGACGGATGCTGCCACCACCGGAGCCGCGAACGTCGCAGTGCGCACCGTGCTCAGCATCGCCGGACTGTCGTGGCGCGAAGCCGATGAACTGCTCGCCGCGCACCCCGACATCGTCGCCCCTCTCACCGAAGAGGAGGCACACGCATGA
- a CDS encoding helix-turn-helix domain-containing protein gives MREKTERIVREWGDACDAEVSIAVLGGAWKPSILSLLGEHDVLRFGELRRLLLEPTPRVLTRQLRELEDDGLITREVYRQVPPKVEYRLSDLGRGAGPLVDSLTRWGGEYAAHQRRMLAEPASVGSGERREPISAGRG, from the coding sequence ATGAGAGAGAAGACAGAGCGGATCGTTCGCGAGTGGGGCGATGCCTGCGATGCGGAGGTGTCGATCGCCGTCCTCGGCGGCGCCTGGAAGCCCAGCATCCTCTCGCTCCTCGGTGAACACGACGTGCTCCGCTTCGGCGAGCTGCGTCGGCTCCTGCTCGAGCCGACGCCCCGCGTGCTCACCCGGCAGCTGCGCGAGCTCGAGGACGACGGCCTGATCACCCGCGAGGTCTACCGGCAGGTGCCCCCGAAGGTCGAGTACCGGTTGAGCGACCTCGGGCGCGGCGCCGGACCCCTGGTCGACTCCCTCACGCGGTGGGGCGGCGAGTACGCCGCCCATCAGAGGCGGATGCTGGCCGAACCGGCATCCGTCGGGAGCGGTGAGCGTCGGGAGCCGATCAGCGCAGGTCGGGGGTGA
- a CDS encoding YhgE/Pip family protein — protein sequence MQLRDGLGTLASGTAELRDGLSDGVDQIPASTPDLRSLQADTIADPVKVSSDKVASAEDYGAGLAPFFAALSAWIGIYALFLIVKPISRRAITALHSPIRITLAGWLTPASLGAVQMVGLMGILAITLGFTFDNPIGTLGVMVFASATFAAIILALNVWLGSVGQFLGLVLMVLQLVTAGGTFPWQTLPAPLAALHHVLPLGYVVDAMRQLMYGGDLSRAGWDLAVLGIWLVGALLLAMIGVTRMTHRRTLRDLQPSLIG from the coding sequence GTGCAGCTGCGCGATGGCTTGGGCACGCTCGCGTCGGGCACTGCCGAGCTGCGCGACGGTCTCTCCGACGGGGTCGACCAGATCCCGGCATCCACCCCGGACCTGCGCTCGCTGCAGGCCGACACGATCGCCGATCCGGTGAAGGTGTCGAGCGACAAGGTCGCCTCGGCCGAGGACTACGGCGCAGGCCTCGCGCCGTTCTTCGCAGCGCTCTCGGCCTGGATCGGCATCTACGCCCTCTTCCTCATCGTCAAGCCGATCTCGCGCCGGGCGATCACAGCCCTGCACTCGCCGATCCGCATCACGCTGGCCGGATGGTTGACGCCGGCGTCGCTCGGAGCGGTGCAGATGGTCGGCCTGATGGGTATCCTCGCGATCACCCTCGGCTTCACGTTCGACAACCCGATCGGAACGCTCGGGGTCATGGTGTTCGCCTCGGCGACGTTCGCGGCGATCATCCTCGCCCTCAACGTCTGGCTCGGCTCGGTCGGGCAGTTCCTCGGGCTGGTGCTGATGGTGCTGCAGCTCGTCACCGCGGGGGGTACGTTCCCCTGGCAGACGCTGCCCGCGCCGCTCGCAGCGCTCCACCATGTCCTGCCGCTGGGCTACGTCGTCGACGCGATGCGCCAGCTCATGTACGGCGGCGACCTCTCCCGAGCCGGGTGGGATCTCGCGGTGCTCGGGATCTGGCTCGTCGGCGCTCTGCTCCTCGCAATGATCGGCGTGACGCGGATGACCCACCGACGCACCCTTCGCGATCTGCAGCCCAGCCTGATCGGGTGA
- a CDS encoding penicillin acylase family protein produces MTTDSQAIAVPSRPSLGARIGRIAFLVIAGIVVIAVAAAFFLTWTIQRSFPQTDGSVTLNGLKAEVTVQRDARGIPTITADTTHDLFYAEGFVHAQDRFFEMDFRRHVTAGRVAEMFGESQAGTDAFLRTLGWRKVAEAEVDAMDDVTRGYYESYADGVNAYLASRSGAELSLEYAVIGMQNPDYDPEPWEPADSVAWLKAMAWDLRTNVEDETERALLAAELETGGSDADADTSSMLEKLYPDYPFDDNPVIVPKISTVPSLGTDVEPVAFVPSEQDAEFRQAVTTVDWEETSSVLEAASLLVGNVGEGIGSNSWVVSGELTESGLPLLANDPHLGASLPSVWYQVQLKCSTVDEACPFDVGGFSFSGLPGIVIGHNQKVAWGFTNLTTDVTDLYVERVQGDEYWRDGALVPLEESTETIKVAGGDDIELTIRSTVHGPIISGLTDDFTAIADDPQPGLAVGDAPPASPEGPAEATDDAEYALSLRWTALDPGTAATAIFALSTAQDFDDFRAAASLFDVPAQNLVYADTEGNIGYQTPGRLPIRGAGDGWMPQPGWDSSYDWTGFIPFEELPVSYNPSSGYIVTANNAIVGDDYEYFLSRDWDYGYRAARIAHLIERRAATAPLTSEDMRDIQMDGEMWIGKHLASVMGDVEVDGTGPREAVDLLRSWDAQNKASSPAAAYANVLWSNLVQNIFAERAEPLPIEGQGRLFTVVAAMLENPADPLWSNPQLDVDGMDEMLALSAEEAYDELAAAQGEAVARWNWGELHAITLTSDTLGTSGIAPIEALFNRGPFPVGGGASVVNATGWDLGTSYATTTVPSMRMVVDLADFDDSTWIQLTGASGHAFDEHYIDQTGDWATGIQKPWAFSADAVDAAATETLVLKPAG; encoded by the coding sequence ATGACGACCGATTCCCAGGCGATTGCCGTTCCGTCGCGCCCTTCGTTGGGCGCTCGCATCGGACGCATCGCGTTCCTCGTCATCGCCGGGATCGTCGTGATCGCCGTCGCCGCCGCCTTCTTCCTCACCTGGACCATTCAGCGCTCCTTCCCGCAGACCGACGGCAGCGTCACGCTGAACGGCCTGAAGGCGGAGGTCACGGTGCAGCGCGACGCCCGCGGCATCCCCACCATCACCGCCGACACGACCCACGACCTCTTCTACGCCGAGGGCTTCGTGCACGCGCAGGATCGCTTCTTCGAGATGGACTTCCGCCGCCACGTCACGGCCGGCCGCGTCGCCGAGATGTTCGGCGAATCGCAGGCCGGGACCGACGCATTCCTGCGCACGCTCGGCTGGCGCAAGGTCGCCGAAGCCGAGGTGGATGCGATGGACGACGTCACCCGCGGCTACTACGAGTCCTACGCCGACGGCGTGAACGCCTACCTCGCTTCGCGCTCCGGTGCGGAGTTGTCGCTCGAATATGCCGTCATCGGCATGCAGAACCCCGACTACGACCCTGAGCCCTGGGAGCCCGCCGATTCGGTGGCTTGGCTCAAGGCGATGGCGTGGGATCTGCGCACCAACGTCGAGGATGAGACGGAACGCGCGCTGCTCGCCGCCGAGCTCGAGACGGGCGGATCGGATGCTGACGCCGACACCTCCTCGATGCTGGAGAAGCTCTATCCCGACTACCCGTTCGACGACAACCCGGTGATCGTGCCGAAGATCTCGACCGTTCCGTCGCTGGGCACCGATGTCGAGCCGGTCGCGTTCGTCCCTTCCGAACAGGACGCCGAGTTCCGGCAGGCCGTCACGACCGTCGACTGGGAGGAGACGTCGAGTGTTCTCGAGGCGGCGAGCCTCCTGGTCGGCAACGTCGGAGAAGGCATCGGCTCGAACTCGTGGGTCGTGTCGGGCGAGCTCACCGAGAGCGGCTTGCCGCTCCTCGCCAACGATCCGCACCTCGGGGCGTCCCTTCCCTCGGTCTGGTACCAGGTGCAGCTCAAGTGCTCGACGGTCGACGAGGCGTGCCCGTTCGACGTCGGCGGCTTCTCGTTCTCGGGTCTGCCCGGCATCGTGATCGGGCACAACCAGAAGGTCGCCTGGGGGTTCACGAACCTGACCACCGACGTCACCGACCTCTATGTCGAACGCGTCCAGGGCGACGAGTACTGGCGGGACGGCGCGCTCGTCCCTCTCGAGGAGAGCACCGAGACCATCAAGGTCGCAGGGGGCGACGACATCGAGCTGACGATCCGCTCGACCGTGCACGGCCCGATCATCTCCGGACTCACCGACGACTTCACCGCCATCGCCGACGACCCGCAGCCGGGGTTGGCGGTCGGTGACGCGCCCCCCGCTTCCCCGGAGGGTCCCGCCGAGGCGACGGATGATGCGGAGTACGCGCTGAGCCTGCGCTGGACCGCGCTCGACCCGGGCACCGCCGCGACGGCGATCTTCGCCCTCTCGACCGCCCAGGACTTCGACGACTTCCGCGCCGCGGCATCCCTCTTCGACGTTCCGGCGCAGAACCTCGTCTACGCCGACACCGAGGGCAACATCGGATACCAGACGCCCGGACGGCTGCCGATCCGCGGAGCCGGCGACGGATGGATGCCGCAACCGGGATGGGACAGCAGCTACGACTGGACCGGCTTCATCCCGTTCGAGGAGCTGCCGGTGTCGTACAACCCGAGCTCGGGGTACATCGTCACCGCGAACAACGCGATCGTCGGCGACGACTACGAGTACTTCCTGTCCCGCGACTGGGACTACGGCTACCGGGCGGCGCGCATCGCGCACCTCATCGAGCGTCGAGCTGCCACCGCGCCGCTGACCTCGGAGGACATGCGCGACATCCAGATGGACGGCGAGATGTGGATCGGCAAGCATCTCGCGAGCGTGATGGGCGATGTCGAGGTCGACGGCACCGGACCTCGCGAGGCGGTCGATCTGCTTCGCTCGTGGGACGCGCAGAACAAGGCCTCCTCTCCCGCCGCGGCGTATGCCAACGTGCTGTGGTCGAATCTCGTGCAGAACATCTTCGCCGAGCGCGCGGAGCCGCTGCCGATCGAGGGCCAGGGCCGTCTCTTCACCGTCGTCGCGGCGATGCTGGAGAATCCGGCCGACCCGCTGTGGAGCAACCCGCAGCTCGACGTCGACGGGATGGACGAGATGCTCGCGCTGTCGGCCGAGGAAGCCTACGACGAACTCGCTGCCGCGCAGGGCGAGGCGGTCGCCCGCTGGAACTGGGGCGAGCTGCACGCGATCACGCTGACCAGCGACACCCTCGGCACCTCGGGGATCGCGCCCATCGAAGCGCTGTTCAACCGCGGCCCGTTCCCGGTGGGGGGCGGCGCCTCGGTCGTGAACGCGACCGGCTGGGACCTCGGCACCTCGTACGCGACGACCACGGTGCCGTCGATGCGCATGGTGGTCGACCTCGCCGACTTCGACGACTCCACCTGGATCCAGCTCACCGGAGCCTCCGGGCACGCCTTCGACGAGCACTACATCGACCAGACCGGCGATTGGGCCACCGGCATCCAGAAGCCGTGGGCGTTCAGCGCCGATGCCGTCGACGCGGCGGCGACCGAGACCCTGGTGCTGAAGCCGGCCGGGTGA
- the mnhG gene encoding monovalent cation/H(+) antiporter subunit G encodes MNVLGLMIPDAVIDWAVLILILLGALLCLSAAVGLLHFRDVPSRLHAATKPQVLGLVLICLAIALSQRSVGGILLGLVLVAPIVLMQFATAPLSAHMVGRQAYRNGTTDQRGLVVDELAESKQTPPAAG; translated from the coding sequence ATGAACGTGCTCGGTCTCATGATCCCGGATGCCGTCATCGACTGGGCGGTGCTCATCCTCATCCTGCTCGGCGCCCTGCTGTGCCTGTCGGCCGCGGTCGGACTGCTGCATTTCCGGGATGTCCCCTCCCGCCTGCACGCGGCCACCAAGCCGCAGGTGCTCGGCCTCGTGCTCATCTGTCTCGCCATCGCGCTGTCGCAGCGCTCGGTCGGCGGCATCCTGCTCGGGCTCGTACTGGTGGCCCCGATCGTGCTGATGCAGTTCGCCACGGCCCCGCTCTCGGCGCACATGGTCGGCCGGCAGGCGTACCGCAACGGCACGACCGATCAGCGCGGCCTCGTCGTCGACGAACTCGCCGAGTCGAAGCAGACCCCGCCCGCCGCGGGGTAG